A single genomic interval of Sphingobacteriales bacterium harbors:
- a CDS encoding hydroxymethylglutaryl-CoA reductase has product MSTSLEKAKKLLSHFSKLVPFEKVLDMVVQTETTEAQNYPRIPEPISWNSEAMAKRQDYIKQQTKLDFPYLSGEKNITDASIFKGNIEQQIGLTQIPTGIIGPLLINGTVAHGNFYVPLATTEGALVASYNRGARATALCGGIVSVCLTEGVQRAPLFKFRTLQEVGTFMQWVLGQTNEFKNIVSKHSNYAQLEDIKINMEGNHVVLVFEYQTGEAAGQNMVTICTDAICQYIVENTPIKPQHWFIEGNYAGDKKATAVSFSTVRGKKVTAEAIISRAVVNGILKTSPEKIAQYWQSSSVAAVQSGSIGIQGHFANGLAALFLATGQDVACVSEAYVGITRMEVNEDNDLYVSVTLPSLVVGTVGGGTKLPTQRECLKLLGCEGPESARKLAEICGATILAGELSIAAAIACGDFSRAHEIYGRNK; this is encoded by the coding sequence ATGTCAACATCCTTAGAAAAAGCTAAAAAACTACTCTCGCATTTTTCAAAGCTTGTTCCTTTTGAAAAAGTACTCGACATGGTGGTACAAACGGAGACTACCGAGGCGCAAAATTACCCCCGAATTCCGGAGCCTATTTCCTGGAACAGCGAGGCTATGGCAAAACGACAGGACTACATTAAACAACAAACAAAACTTGATTTCCCGTATTTATCCGGAGAGAAAAACATAACAGATGCCTCCATTTTCAAAGGAAATATCGAACAGCAAATTGGACTAACACAAATCCCAACAGGTATAATTGGCCCACTGCTTATAAATGGAACTGTTGCCCATGGAAACTTTTATGTGCCGCTTGCCACAACCGAAGGAGCCCTTGTGGCCTCGTACAACAGGGGGGCAAGGGCAACCGCACTTTGTGGCGGTATTGTTTCGGTTTGCCTTACCGAAGGGGTACAGCGTGCGCCGTTGTTCAAATTCAGAACCCTACAAGAGGTCGGAACCTTTATGCAATGGGTACTTGGGCAAACCAATGAGTTTAAAAATATTGTTTCAAAACACAGTAATTATGCGCAGTTAGAAGATATTAAAATAAATATGGAAGGCAACCATGTGGTGTTGGTCTTTGAATATCAGACAGGCGAAGCCGCCGGGCAAAATATGGTAACCATTTGTACCGATGCTATTTGTCAATATATTGTTGAAAACACACCCATTAAGCCGCAACACTGGTTTATTGAAGGCAATTACGCCGGCGATAAAAAAGCCACTGCGGTTTCTTTCTCAACAGTTCGAGGGAAAAAAGTTACCGCCGAAGCAATTATCTCGCGAGCAGTGGTAAATGGAATTTTAAAAACATCCCCCGAAAAAATAGCCCAATATTGGCAATCCTCATCGGTAGCAGCGGTGCAAAGTGGCAGTATTGGTATTCAAGGGCATTTTGCCAACGGGCTTGCAGCTTTGTTTTTGGCAACAGGGCAAGATGTGGCCTGTGTGTCAGAGGCCTATGTAGGCATTACGCGAATGGAAGTAAACGAAGATAATGATTTATACGTGTCGGTTACCTTGCCAAGTTTGGTGGTAGGAACAGTTGGCGGAGGTACTAAACTGCCAACCCAACGCGAATGTTTGAAACTTTTAGGTTGCGAGGGGCCCGAAAGTGCAAGAAAATTAGCAGAAATTTGCGGCGCAACCATATTGGCAGGCGAATTAAGTATTGCCGCAGCCATTGCTTGCGGCGATTTTTCAAGGGCGCATGAAATTTATGGCAGAAACAAATGA
- a CDS encoding UbiA family prenyltransferase, whose amino-acid sequence MTQQASLFKRFLTYQKERYPFAGYFFLIGSFSFSAIAYSRICRGLTEFVSPDKFFVCIFNTVTLFFILRILDEFKDHEDDQKYRPYLPVPRGLISLHELKYIGLFTLALQLLVTVVFFPKMLLLLAMVYGYLFFMSNEFFVKKWLKQNQFWYVTSHMLIIPLVDVFASGFDWLLDKATVPVGLAFFFAVSFMNGIVLEIGRKIKAPEQEEKGVLSYTFQLGTKHAVVFWIFILFLTLLLAAAASYYAGHSAGTYLALIAVFLVCSFPAFLFLNKQTARYGKLIEYSSALWTFAMYLILGGIPMLLSLWR is encoded by the coding sequence ATGACACAACAAGCATCTTTATTTAAACGGTTTTTGACGTATCAAAAAGAACGTTATCCCTTTGCCGGATACTTTTTCCTCATCGGCTCATTTAGCTTCTCTGCCATTGCCTACTCGCGCATTTGCAGAGGTTTAACAGAATTTGTCTCTCCGGATAAATTTTTTGTTTGCATTTTCAACACCGTTACCCTCTTTTTTATACTCAGAATTTTAGATGAATTTAAAGACCACGAAGACGACCAAAAATACAGACCTTATTTGCCAGTTCCGCGCGGTTTAATTTCGCTGCATGAGTTAAAATACATTGGCCTTTTTACCCTCGCGCTTCAACTGCTTGTTACAGTTGTTTTCTTCCCCAAAATGTTATTATTGCTGGCAATGGTGTATGGCTACCTGTTCTTTATGAGCAATGAATTTTTTGTAAAAAAATGGTTAAAACAAAATCAGTTTTGGTATGTAACCAGCCACATGCTTATTATTCCTTTGGTGGACGTGTTTGCAAGCGGCTTTGATTGGCTGTTAGACAAGGCAACAGTGCCCGTGGGTTTGGCGTTCTTTTTTGCCGTAAGTTTTATGAATGGTATTGTGTTAGAGATAGGAAGAAAAATAAAAGCTCCGGAGCAAGAAGAAAAAGGGGTGCTGAGCTACACCTTTCAACTTGGCACAAAACATGCCGTTGTTTTTTGGATTTTTATTTTGTTTCTTACCTTGTTGCTAGCTGCTGCGGCCTCTTATTATGCAGGGCACTCGGCAGGCACCTACCTTGCACTTATTGCCGTTTTTTTGGTGTGCTCCTTTCCAGCTTTTCTGTTTTTAAATAAGCAAACGGCTCGCTACGGCAAATTAATAGAATACAGTTCGGCATTATGGACTTTTGCCATGTACCTGATACTTGGCGGAATACCGATGCTCCTTAGTTTATGGCGATGA
- a CDS encoding phosphoenolpyruvate synthase, with protein sequence MNLFFLNTISVQNSNFGGKANNLIAIKNKGFAVPEFVVIPADYLGSLLPADTALTKEFIRSYQFSPDFLNEIFRHFNETEFVAVRSSALNEDGKENSFAGQYETRLFVTKNTLNEALVCVWLSAYSERVQLYKAKNNIEGAGMAIMVQRMINADTAGVAFAVNPLTGNENETVINAVSGLGEGIVSGELDADLYTVQQGKITQQIADKKWAIKFDEQHKSGTIKTTLTELQSKTACLSEKQILEVAVLVKKISEHFQAPQDIEFAYLNGKLYLLQSRPITAIAKPKPITIWDNSNIIESYPGLTSPLTFSFIEKMYEAVYRQLSLIMGVAAKTIEANSSVYANMLGLLQGRVYYNLNNWHKSLSLLPGYKLNAEFMDNMMGVKEKFDTTIEKSGSKWGEYFNVLSAILKILKQHASLNSSRIAFQAYFNSVMQEYEAMDFEQMPLQELMTRYLRFENTLSKKWEAPLVNDFFCMIYFGVLQKLTVKYQLDENGTLHNDLVSGAKDIISTEPITLTLSIAALIRQLPEALNLFKNNSPEKILTELQTQTKYEKIDTAIKKYIQKWGERCVGELKLETITYKQQPQNYIKILQTYVKEAPKNHTLQESNIRQMAEEKVKQKLKGKPIKKFIFSYVLKKARYLVSNRENLRFERTRGFGMVRIMMIAMGKKLAAENILQHERDIFYLTQKEIFDFVNETAIRIDLKKLVENRKEEYTKFETKNLPERIKATEAISDNTIFDLPDETINNATSLQGIGCCAGIVRGKVCVVNSPQEIDSLNNNILVTASTDPGWVVLFPSASAIVVERGSLLSHSAIVSREMGIPCVVGVKNLLNILKTGDLIEIDGAKGTVKILDRI encoded by the coding sequence ATGAATTTATTTTTTTTAAACACTATTTCCGTTCAAAATTCAAATTTTGGAGGCAAGGCAAACAACCTAATTGCAATAAAAAACAAAGGTTTTGCCGTTCCCGAATTTGTTGTTATTCCAGCCGATTACCTGGGTTCGCTTTTACCTGCCGATACTGCTTTAACTAAGGAGTTTATTCGTTCGTATCAGTTTTCTCCGGATTTTTTAAATGAAATTTTTCGGCACTTCAACGAAACCGAGTTTGTGGCGGTGCGCTCATCAGCCCTTAATGAAGACGGAAAAGAAAACTCCTTTGCAGGCCAATACGAAACCCGGTTGTTTGTTACAAAAAACACTTTGAACGAAGCCCTTGTTTGCGTATGGCTTTCGGCGTACAGCGAGCGGGTGCAGTTGTACAAGGCAAAAAATAATATTGAAGGTGCAGGTATGGCAATTATGGTGCAACGTATGATAAATGCAGATACTGCCGGCGTTGCCTTTGCCGTAAATCCGCTAACAGGAAACGAAAATGAAACAGTGATAAATGCCGTTTCCGGATTGGGAGAAGGTATTGTTTCGGGCGAATTAGATGCCGACTTATATACAGTTCAGCAAGGGAAAATTACGCAACAAATTGCCGATAAAAAATGGGCAATCAAATTTGATGAACAACATAAAAGCGGCACAATAAAAACCACACTTACCGAATTACAATCAAAAACTGCGTGTTTAAGCGAAAAACAAATTTTGGAAGTAGCAGTGCTGGTAAAAAAAATATCCGAGCATTTTCAGGCACCGCAAGATATTGAGTTTGCCTATCTGAACGGCAAACTGTATTTGCTGCAAAGCCGCCCAATTACAGCCATTGCCAAGCCAAAACCAATTACAATTTGGGACAATAGTAATATCATAGAAAGTTACCCCGGACTAACCTCGCCGCTTACGTTTTCTTTTATTGAAAAAATGTACGAAGCTGTTTACCGGCAACTCTCCTTGATTATGGGCGTTGCTGCCAAAACGATAGAAGCCAACAGCTCGGTATATGCCAATATGTTGGGTTTGTTGCAAGGACGGGTTTATTACAATTTAAACAACTGGCATAAATCGCTTTCCTTACTTCCGGGGTACAAACTAAATGCCGAGTTTATGGACAATATGATGGGCGTGAAGGAAAAATTTGATACAACCATCGAAAAATCCGGAAGCAAATGGGGTGAATATTTTAATGTGCTGAGCGCCATTCTGAAAATTTTAAAGCAACACGCCTCCTTAAACTCATCCAGAATTGCATTTCAAGCCTATTTCAACAGCGTGATGCAAGAATACGAAGCCATGGACTTTGAACAAATGCCCTTACAAGAACTGATGACACGTTACCTTCGGTTTGAAAATACTTTGTCGAAGAAATGGGAAGCGCCCTTGGTAAACGATTTTTTTTGTATGATTTATTTTGGCGTATTGCAAAAATTGACTGTAAAATATCAATTAGATGAAAATGGCACCCTGCACAACGACTTGGTAAGTGGCGCAAAAGACATCATTTCTACCGAACCAATAACGCTTACTTTGTCCATCGCAGCACTTATAAGGCAATTACCCGAAGCATTGAATTTGTTTAAAAACAACTCGCCTGAAAAAATTTTGACCGAATTGCAAACGCAAACCAAGTACGAAAAAATTGATACCGCCATAAAAAAATATATTCAAAAATGGGGCGAGCGCTGTGTGGGCGAACTTAAATTAGAAACCATTACCTACAAACAACAACCCCAAAATTACATTAAAATTTTACAGACGTATGTAAAAGAAGCACCAAAAAATCATACATTACAAGAAAGCAATATCCGGCAAATGGCCGAAGAAAAAGTAAAGCAAAAATTGAAAGGCAAACCAATAAAGAAATTCATTTTTTCGTATGTACTGAAAAAAGCGCGCTATTTGGTAAGCAACCGCGAAAACCTTAGATTTGAGCGCACCCGTGGCTTTGGAATGGTTCGCATAATGATGATAGCGATGGGCAAAAAATTAGCAGCCGAAAATATATTGCAACACGAAAGAGATATTTTTTACCTCACTCAAAAAGAAATATTTGACTTTGTAAATGAAACCGCCATCCGGATTGATTTAAAAAAATTAGTTGAAAACAGAAAAGAGGAGTACACAAAATTTGAAACAAAAAATCTTCCGGAAAGAATAAAAGCAACAGAAGCAATAAGTGATAACACCATCTTTGATTTGCCGGATGAAACTATTAATAATGCCACCTCGCTACAAGGCATTGGCTGCTGTGCCGGAATAGTACGAGGGAAGGTTTGCGTAGTGAATTCGCCACAAGAAATTGACAGCCTAAACAACAATATTTTAGTAACGGCAAGTACCGACCCGGGCTGGGTAGTTTTGTTTCCGAGCGCATCGGCCATTGTGGTGGAACGCGGAAGTTTGTTAAGCCATTCGGCAATCGTGTCGAGAGAAATGGGTATTCCTTGTGTGGTTGGTGTGAAAAACTTATTAAATATCCTTAAAACGGGCGACCTGATAGAAATTGACGGCGCAAAAGGAACAGTAAAAATTTTAGACCGAATATGA
- a CDS encoding DUF3419 family protein, with the protein MNERIKYANCWEDADLLLTSANLPPNGNILSIASGGDNSFALLSTAPKMLYAVDTNVAQLHLCELKAAAFSELKYDETLALFWGTPQAKDFFEILKKQLSPPCKKYWETNESSIQSGVINEGKFEQYFRFFRKRVMPFIHSKKTINELLSPKTEQEQTNFYHQKWNTIRWKFLFKLFFSKFVLGRFGRTKAYLNQVEIPVAAFIFEQAAQHLQSKDCQSNYFLHYIFTGEFKPELPFYLREENYQNIKQNLAALTLKQGLVQDFINPETAFNYCNFSNIFEYMNKEEFANFHQLLEQYLPNKAIIGYWNLMVDRVFSTSFPQTFSLYNKPQKQPTDKGFFYKRFVTEIKNER; encoded by the coding sequence ATGAACGAACGAATAAAATATGCCAATTGCTGGGAAGATGCCGATTTACTTTTGACCTCGGCTAATTTGCCCCCAAACGGCAATATATTAAGCATAGCTTCGGGCGGAGACAATTCTTTTGCCTTACTCAGTACTGCCCCCAAAATGCTTTATGCGGTAGATACGAATGTGGCACAGTTGCATTTATGCGAATTGAAAGCCGCCGCTTTTTCCGAATTGAAGTATGACGAAACTTTAGCCTTATTTTGGGGCACACCACAGGCAAAAGATTTTTTTGAAATACTTAAAAAACAACTAAGCCCGCCTTGCAAAAAATATTGGGAAACCAATGAAAGCAGTATTCAATCCGGAGTTATAAATGAAGGAAAGTTTGAGCAGTATTTCAGGTTTTTTCGCAAAAGAGTTATGCCGTTTATTCACTCAAAGAAAACAATCAACGAATTATTAAGCCCCAAAACCGAACAAGAGCAAACAAATTTTTACCATCAAAAATGGAATACTATTAGGTGGAAATTTTTATTCAAACTGTTTTTTAGCAAGTTTGTTTTAGGCAGGTTTGGGCGAACAAAAGCATACTTAAATCAAGTTGAAATTCCGGTTGCAGCATTTATTTTTGAGCAAGCCGCACAACACTTGCAAAGCAAAGATTGCCAAAGCAATTATTTTTTGCATTATATTTTTACCGGAGAATTTAAACCGGAACTTCCCTTTTATTTGCGCGAAGAAAATTACCAAAATATTAAACAAAACCTTGCAGCCTTAACCTTAAAACAAGGTTTGGTACAGGATTTTATTAATCCGGAAACTGCTTTTAATTACTGTAATTTTTCAAACATATTTGAATATATGAACAAGGAGGAATTTGCAAATTTTCATCAATTGCTTGAACAATATTTGCCCAATAAAGCCATTATAGGCTATTGGAATTTAATGGTGGACAGGGTTTTTTCCACCTCTTTCCCGCAAACATTTTCGCTTTACAACAAACCCCAAAAACAACCAACAGACAAGGGTTTTTTCTATAAACGATTTGTAACCGAAATAAAAAATGAACGATAA
- a CDS encoding phosphatidate cytidylyltransferase, which translates to MNDNFIHLLWLSSFYLILFGTAELLYRVAKIHVEYTRKFVHIGTGLLTMLFPLMFTHYGWVIFICAAFFVVLSISLKFGFLPSINAIQRKSHGSLSYPVVVVIAFMFYYFKTKGVSHEYFYFYLPVLTMALADPLAAYFGSKFPRGKYSFGQEQKTLTGSLAFFIVALALSFFLIPNPNLFFLLVIPLVATVTEAITSKGLDNLTIPVSVIAVLYFYPNV; encoded by the coding sequence ATGAACGATAATTTTATCCACCTGCTTTGGCTGAGTAGTTTTTACCTTATTCTGTTTGGTACGGCAGAATTGCTGTACCGTGTTGCTAAAATTCATGTCGAATACACCCGGAAATTTGTTCATATCGGAACTGGTTTACTAACTATGCTTTTTCCTTTAATGTTTACCCATTATGGTTGGGTAATCTTTATTTGCGCCGCGTTTTTTGTGGTACTTTCTATCAGTTTAAAATTCGGATTTTTACCTTCTATCAATGCTATTCAGCGCAAAAGTCACGGAAGCCTTTCTTACCCCGTTGTGGTCGTTATTGCATTTATGTTTTATTATTTTAAAACCAAAGGCGTTTCGCACGAATATTTTTATTTCTACCTTCCGGTGCTCACCATGGCATTGGCCGACCCGCTGGCTGCTTATTTCGGCAGTAAATTTCCAAGAGGAAAATATTCATTTGGGCAAGAACAAAAAACATTGACAGGTTCATTAGCATTTTTTATAGTAGCATTGGCACTTAGTTTTTTCTTGATCCCCAATCCTAATTTATTTTTCTTACTTGTTATTCCGTTGGTGGCAACTGTTACAGAAGCCATTACCAGCAAAGGTTTAGACAACCTGACTATTCCGGTTTCTGTAATTGCAGTATTATATTTTTATCCTAACGTATGA
- a CDS encoding AMP-binding protein, with protein sequence MINENITSLFYKACKNFPERHAVIQEKRAVTFSQLELEVARTIAYFEKKGIKKGDRVLVFVGMSIDLYRIVLALFSMGAVAVFVDEWVNTERLSLCCKIAKCKAIIAPLPYRIIGLFIAEIRKIPIFLNHKKQTETSIKTSTEPTAASDSALITFTTGSTGTPKAADRSHGFLKAQFDALTPLIKGKASMTMLPVVLLLNLGLGITSVIADFKTAKPKKFKAQKILTQIKKYEVDSLIASPYYLLELAKATQEKTSLKHIISGGAAIFASDAKIISASFSNANFTVVYGSTEAEPISHCQANELIECKNDFGLLAGKPVSSVALKIMPPQKLPHTTEKVLNNLELPQGNIGEIIVSGNAVNKTYIDNPEAVAENKIITEKIIWHRTGDSGYLNEQGNLFLTGRTAQIIEHNKKVYYPFVIENKLKNIEGVKLGTLILWNNKLILALCTTDSFSENLLSGIEYDEIRYFKSLPLDPRHYSKIDYQKLTQLL encoded by the coding sequence ATGATAAACGAAAACATAACATCGTTGTTTTACAAGGCGTGCAAAAATTTTCCGGAACGGCACGCAGTTATTCAAGAAAAACGCGCGGTTACCTTTAGCCAGCTTGAGCTTGAAGTAGCCCGCACCATTGCCTACTTCGAAAAAAAAGGCATTAAAAAAGGCGATAGGGTTTTGGTTTTTGTTGGCATGAGCATTGATTTGTACCGGATTGTTCTTGCCTTGTTTTCAATGGGTGCGGTTGCTGTTTTTGTAGATGAATGGGTAAATACCGAGCGGCTTTCGTTGTGCTGTAAAATTGCCAAATGCAAGGCCATAATTGCGCCTTTACCCTACCGAATTATAGGGCTGTTTATCGCCGAAATAAGAAAAATTCCAATTTTCCTTAACCATAAAAAACAAACAGAAACAAGCATAAAAACAAGTACCGAACCAACTGCCGCATCAGATTCGGCCTTGATTACCTTCACTACCGGAAGCACCGGCACTCCCAAAGCCGCCGACCGCAGCCACGGATTTTTGAAAGCACAGTTTGACGCGCTTACCCCGTTGATAAAAGGAAAAGCAAGCATGACCATGTTGCCGGTTGTGTTGTTGCTCAATCTTGGTTTGGGCATCACTTCGGTAATTGCAGACTTTAAAACAGCTAAACCAAAAAAATTTAAGGCGCAAAAAATTTTAACACAAATAAAAAAATACGAGGTGGACAGCCTCATTGCCTCGCCGTATTATTTGCTTGAATTGGCAAAGGCAACACAAGAAAAAACCAGTTTAAAGCATATTATTTCCGGAGGAGCCGCTATATTTGCATCGGATGCCAAAATAATTTCAGCCAGTTTTTCTAATGCAAATTTTACAGTGGTTTATGGCTCAACCGAGGCCGAGCCAATTAGCCATTGCCAAGCAAACGAACTAATTGAGTGTAAAAACGATTTCGGGCTTTTGGCCGGAAAACCAGTGTCGTCTGTCGCCTTAAAAATTATGCCACCTCAAAAATTGCCGCACACCACCGAAAAAGTATTGAATAATTTAGAACTACCACAGGGCAATATCGGCGAAATAATTGTGAGTGGAAATGCCGTAAACAAAACCTATATAGATAATCCGGAAGCGGTGGCCGAAAATAAAATTATCACCGAAAAAATCATTTGGCACCGCACAGGCGACAGCGGCTATTTAAACGAACAAGGCAATTTGTTTTTAACAGGGCGCACCGCTCAAATAATTGAACATAATAAAAAAGTTTATTACCCGTTTGTAATAGAAAATAAACTGAAAAATATAGAAGGCGTAAAATTGGGAACCTTGATTTTATGGAACAATAAATTGATTTTAGCACTTTGCACAACAGATTCTTTTAGCGAAAATTTATTATCCGGAATTGAATATGACGAAATACGGTATTTCAAATCATTACCGCTTGACCCGCGACACTATTCAAAAATTGATTACCAAAAATTGACTCAATTATTGTAA
- a CDS encoding T9SS type A sorting domain-containing protein: protein MKTKTLFLCLMAVAAACSAQNVLTPEWVKSKASPVGGNAESWGIAIDQSGNFYWTVSVDSSGQGLDILCYKFDADGNSLWTNPFFYGGASTQHAFACNAKDTALYIGGRYCPLTGFSCDMLLLKVDKNNGSLIWGKTKDFGYSGYDEVDGLVVQNDGIYCTGWAQALQTGPYQLDIGLWKVDFNGNTIWSNYFGKASTAEHQDGHIVIDANNIYCAGLWDGKSIANAYNGAAFVGKFSKTDGSFIDSTLFGYPSNALFDAENALGMATDGTYLYLTGYTTPVDANDWQIFVAKFDKNLQQIWYQTWGGSSSEAARGIAVSKGKVFVAGVTQSPEFNLGGAADAVLLVYDTTGNFIAYKTWGDTLDNGFRDIAILDDAIYISGSSGKNLFGGGSSDNGFAMKVDLSTILTSINEIKPNSYYLNICFNPSYTSNNAVISTNFDLDKATLAIYNISGEQVFSIPQYKGKQVNLHLENLRKGIYILFLAKDGQTVAKKFIID from the coding sequence ATGAAAACAAAAACGCTGTTTCTATGTCTTATGGCGGTTGCTGCGGCATGTTCGGCACAAAACGTGCTTACGCCTGAATGGGTAAAATCAAAAGCAAGCCCCGTTGGGGGAAATGCAGAGTCGTGGGGCATAGCTATAGACCAAAGTGGAAATTTTTATTGGACAGTTAGCGTGGACAGCAGCGGCCAAGGACTTGATATTCTTTGCTATAAGTTTGATGCCGATGGTAATTCGCTGTGGACAAATCCGTTTTTTTATGGCGGCGCAAGCACACAACACGCATTTGCCTGCAATGCTAAAGATACTGCCTTATATATTGGTGGCCGGTACTGCCCTTTGACAGGTTTTTCGTGTGATATGCTTTTGCTGAAAGTGGATAAAAACAACGGCTCGCTAATATGGGGCAAGACAAAAGATTTTGGCTATTCCGGATATGACGAAGTAGATGGGCTTGTTGTTCAAAACGATGGAATATATTGCACTGGTTGGGCGCAGGCTTTGCAAACAGGCCCGTATCAGTTAGATATTGGCTTGTGGAAAGTAGATTTTAATGGAAATACAATATGGTCGAACTATTTTGGCAAGGCCAGCACCGCCGAACATCAGGACGGACACATTGTAATTGATGCCAACAATATTTATTGCGCGGGTTTATGGGATGGCAAAAGTATAGCCAATGCCTACAATGGCGCTGCCTTTGTGGGTAAATTTTCTAAAACAGACGGCTCTTTTATTGACTCTACCCTGTTTGGCTACCCTTCTAATGCCCTTTTTGATGCTGAGAACGCGCTAGGTATGGCCACAGACGGAACTTACCTATACCTTACGGGTTATACAACGCCTGTTGATGCGAACGATTGGCAAATTTTTGTCGCTAAATTTGATAAAAACCTGCAGCAAATATGGTATCAGACGTGGGGCGGCAGCAGTAGCGAAGCGGCAAGAGGCATTGCCGTAAGCAAGGGAAAAGTATTTGTTGCCGGAGTAACCCAGTCGCCCGAATTTAATTTGGGCGGCGCAGCCGATGCCGTTCTGCTGGTTTACGATACTACCGGAAATTTTATTGCCTACAAAACATGGGGCGACACCTTAGACAATGGTTTCAGAGATATTGCCATTTTAGATGATGCTATTTATATTTCGGGCAGTTCGGGCAAAAATTTATTTGGCGGCGGCAGCAGCGACAATGGGTTTGCAATGAAGGTGGACCTTAGCACGATTCTTACCTCAATTAACGAAATCAAACCAAACTCGTATTATTTGAATATTTGTTTCAACCCATCTTATACGTCTAATAATGCCGTCATCAGCACAAATTTTGACCTCGACAAGGCAACCTTGGCTATTTATAATATATCTGGTGAGCAAGTTTTTTCCATACCTCAATATAAAGGCAAACAGGTTAACCTACATTTGGAGAATCTTCGAAAAGGAATATATATTTTGTTTCTTGCCAAAGACGGGCAAACAGTAGCAAAAAAATTTATTATTGACTGA
- a CDS encoding T9SS type A sorting domain-containing protein, with product MSTSILIDAGVSLPYFDTDCLGEFRPQGKAWDVGCTEFVQIINSLPKQPLTKGRTARIYPNPFDGIIEVEIDSEAQHPEVVLEIYNILGEKLQLQNVNLSKGKNTIPINLSNKPAGIYTIRIIKNGTMAEAIKCIKN from the coding sequence TTGAGCACCAGCATTTTAATAGATGCAGGCGTTAGCCTTCCCTATTTCGATACCGATTGCTTGGGCGAATTTAGGCCACAAGGCAAAGCCTGGGATGTTGGCTGCACAGAGTTTGTTCAAATAATAAACAGTTTGCCCAAGCAACCCCTCACCAAAGGTCGTACTGCCCGTATTTATCCTAATCCTTTTGATGGCATAATTGAGGTGGAAATAGATTCAGAGGCGCAGCATCCGGAGGTCGTTTTAGAAATATACAATATCTTGGGCGAAAAATTACAACTACAAAATGTAAATTTATCGAAAGGGAAAAATACAATTCCAATAAACTTATCTAACAAACCTGCCGGAATATATACCATAAGAATTATTAAGAATGGCACTATGGCCGAAGCGATAAAATGCATTAAAAATTAA